From one Tetragenococcus osmophilus genomic stretch:
- a CDS encoding two-component system regulatory protein YycI, translating to MGFRKIGWIFFFAFLGLNIFLFSIYKAADGQDDVVYRSDQKVPIEERLDSEDITYHGEFSEKQHKGYYLSGNPTDMQEALDDERDRQDDSNLLEEQTSIDDQTLTHSVTEENALTDTSQTETMVDRFLGDQDEVLFGDEYSYLSDASSFSGEYPSLIAAQSYEGIPIDDSSSRIEIELSEQDDRWQFDNYTQTHVSDLIPLREAIPLYSEEEIMNTLYVNNKIPNDSEIKWSHLAYTLTLKVRGQNVYVPAWTVAIEDEDGQTQIEKVNALTNRVITNSSVQTVENS from the coding sequence ATGGGTTTTAGGAAAATCGGTTGGATTTTTTTCTTTGCCTTTCTAGGGTTAAATATATTTTTATTTAGTATCTATAAAGCAGCGGATGGTCAAGATGATGTAGTTTATCGTAGTGACCAAAAGGTTCCTATTGAAGAACGATTAGATTCTGAAGATATAACTTATCACGGGGAATTTTCCGAAAAACAACATAAGGGCTATTATCTAAGTGGTAACCCAACAGATATGCAAGAAGCTTTAGATGATGAACGGGATCGACAAGATGATTCAAATCTTTTGGAGGAACAAACTTCGATTGATGACCAGACACTTACTCATAGCGTTACAGAAGAAAATGCCCTTACGGACACTTCACAGACAGAAACGATGGTTGATCGATTTCTTGGCGATCAAGATGAAGTATTGTTTGGAGACGAGTACAGCTATTTAAGCGACGCTTCAAGCTTTAGCGGAGAATATCCGTCGTTAATTGCCGCCCAAAGTTACGAAGGTATTCCAATTGATGACAGTTCAAGCCGCATTGAAATTGAGCTTTCTGAACAAGATGACAGATGGCAGTTTGATAATTATACGCAAACCCATGTTTCTGATTTAATTCCTTTACGAGAAGCTATTCCTCTATATTCTGAAGAAGAAATTATGAATACATTATATGTAAATAACAAGATTCCTAATGATTCTGAGATTAAATGGAGCCACTTAGCTTATACATTAACGTTAAAAGTTCGAGGACAAAATGTTTATGTTCCTGCTTGGACTGTAGCTATTGAAGATGAAGATGGTCAAACACAAATTGAAAAAGTCAATGCATTAACGAACCGTGTCATTACAAACAGCTCAGTTCAAACGGTAGAAAATTCCTAA
- a CDS encoding YycH family regulatory protein: protein MKYSKYILWIGLAFMIALSFYLSYLIWASPANKDQSLVEETEDSQTQDQQEIIAASEVFLPLKTVYLNDDNAQASNTESLLEDLQTNIAQSTFGSLDVQSYNSDEGLVEQMELSQGIEMDYAASFPLESYNDFFDMDLPIEGNEEENFTFQIIQVDFERDQIRFINKDEQLIATADIQSSLADVQDVLKEDSIDWYDVVKDEQLDYFTYFNEEPVKLRKFSYIASSRPYTVFRDSFFTNPNNLRSNEDTEDLNIYDGSESMVIAPDDQTVDFQGAISQDENFDKYTDSYQYIRNLGTSYGSIRFLDSMQNTIDYHIFVEGFPVFSDNDEGKFSVDFSEAGQDSQRSVEIQANLNMIQVPIPSDSEVEVPSGRTVLEDLYYVGADSDKISDLVVGYHWENIEDTGVVDLEPNWYVQYDDTWYNSEDLMQHLQESED, encoded by the coding sequence ATGAAGTATTCAAAATACATTTTATGGATTGGATTAGCTTTCATGATTGCTTTAAGTTTCTACCTTTCCTATCTTATATGGGCGTCTCCGGCAAATAAAGACCAGTCACTAGTAGAAGAAACTGAAGATAGCCAAACACAAGATCAACAAGAGATTATCGCGGCTTCGGAAGTTTTTCTTCCGTTAAAAACTGTTTATCTAAATGATGATAATGCACAAGCTAGTAATACGGAGAGCTTATTAGAAGATTTACAAACCAATATTGCTCAGAGCACGTTCGGTTCATTAGATGTGCAAAGTTATAATTCTGATGAAGGACTTGTTGAGCAAATGGAATTATCACAAGGAATTGAAATGGATTATGCTGCTTCATTTCCCTTAGAAAGTTATAATGATTTTTTTGATATGGATTTACCAATTGAAGGAAATGAAGAAGAAAATTTCACCTTTCAAATAATACAAGTGGACTTTGAAAGAGACCAAATTCGATTTATTAATAAGGATGAACAATTGATAGCTACAGCAGATATCCAGTCTTCACTAGCGGATGTTCAAGACGTATTAAAAGAAGATTCGATTGATTGGTATGATGTGGTTAAAGATGAGCAATTGGACTATTTTACTTATTTTAATGAAGAACCAGTAAAACTGAGAAAATTTAGTTATATTGCTTCTTCTCGACCTTATACAGTTTTCCGTGATTCTTTTTTCACAAATCCGAATAATTTGCGAAGTAATGAAGACACAGAAGACCTAAATATTTATGATGGATCGGAATCGATGGTTATTGCTCCGGACGATCAGACAGTTGATTTTCAAGGAGCTATTTCCCAAGATGAAAACTTTGATAAATATACCGATAGCTATCAGTATATTCGTAACCTAGGGACTAGTTATGGCTCAATTCGCTTTTTGGATAGTATGCAAAATACAATTGATTATCATATTTTTGTCGAAGGTTTTCCTGTTTTTAGTGATAATGACGAAGGGAAGTTTTCGGTAGATTTTTCCGAGGCAGGACAAGATAGTCAACGTAGTGTTGAAATCCAAGCAAATTTGAATATGATTCAAGTGCCGATTCCTTCTGATAGTGAAGTAGAAGTTCCTTCTGGAAGGACTGTCTTGGAAGACTTGTATTACGTAGGTGCTGATTCTGACAAGATATCTGATTTAGTGGTAGGCTATCACTGGGAAAATATAGAAGACACTGGTGTGGTTGATCTAGAGCCTAACTGGTACGTACAGTATGATGACACATGGTATAACTCAGAAGATTTAATGCAGCACTTACAAGAAAGCGAGGATTAA
- the walK gene encoding cell wall metabolism sensor histidine kinase WalK, whose product MKKRVRFFRSVNFKIALAFILILLISIEIIGAYFIRGLERSTIENFKTSMDTQAETLASTLGNHLGNQEDSDTNQQNNEIQRVLDNSDSNGLLEMKVVDEKNNIRATTSVTERYMVGKKNDDPYIDDFSTKSLVAIDEATSDRVQINVQPIQSAGDTVVGALYIKSDLEQQYRDINNIALIFISASVIAVFISMVIAILVARSITKPIGEMREQALRIAKGDYSRKVQVKGNDELGELASTFNQLGERIEETQEAMESERNRLNSVLSHMTDGVVATDRRGKVIIINEMALSLLNVQKEEAVGKSILALFDIEENYTLRKLLENPDEILLERSSSDENLENVLLRVDFSMIRRESGFISGLVAVLHDVTEQEKTEQERREFVSNVSHELRTPLTSTRSYIEALSEGAWKDQEIAPKFLDVTLNETDRMIRMINDLLNLSRMDSGNYQLQLEYINFKELVNFVLDRFDMMVDEQEKKYQIYREFTKRELWVEVDTDRMIQVVDNLMNNAVKYSPDGGTITVRLVETHNNIILSISDQGIGIPPNDINKVFDRFYRVDKARARKQGGTGLGLAISKEVVKAHGGNVWVESREHVGSTFYISLPYEPYEEDWWE is encoded by the coding sequence ATGAAAAAAAGAGTTCGCTTTTTTCGATCAGTGAACTTTAAAATCGCCCTGGCGTTTATCTTGATTTTGCTTATTTCAATCGAGATCATCGGGGCGTATTTTATTCGCGGGTTGGAACGCTCAACAATTGAAAATTTTAAAACAAGTATGGATACGCAAGCAGAAACTTTGGCTAGTACGCTGGGAAACCATTTAGGAAATCAAGAGGATTCGGATACGAATCAACAAAATAATGAGATTCAACGCGTATTAGATAATAGTGATTCTAATGGTTTACTAGAAATGAAGGTTGTCGATGAAAAAAATAATATTCGAGCAACCACAAGCGTGACGGAACGTTATATGGTTGGAAAGAAAAATGATGACCCTTATATTGATGATTTTTCTACTAAAAGCTTAGTTGCGATTGATGAGGCGACCTCTGACCGTGTACAGATTAATGTACAACCTATACAATCGGCGGGAGATACGGTCGTGGGTGCTTTATATATTAAAAGTGATTTAGAACAACAGTATCGTGATATTAATAATATTGCGTTAATTTTTATTTCAGCTTCTGTAATTGCTGTATTTATTTCAATGGTTATTGCGATACTTGTTGCACGTTCGATCACTAAGCCTATTGGAGAAATGAGAGAACAAGCTTTACGAATTGCCAAAGGGGATTACAGTCGTAAAGTCCAAGTGAAGGGAAATGACGAACTAGGTGAATTGGCCTCGACCTTTAACCAATTAGGTGAACGAATTGAAGAAACTCAAGAGGCGATGGAATCGGAAAGAAATCGATTAAATAGCGTGTTATCACACATGACAGATGGCGTGGTAGCAACGGATCGTCGAGGAAAAGTCATTATCATTAATGAAATGGCTCTATCTTTACTTAATGTTCAAAAAGAAGAGGCTGTAGGAAAATCGATTTTAGCACTGTTTGATATTGAAGAAAACTATACATTACGCAAACTTCTAGAAAATCCAGATGAAATTTTACTGGAACGTTCTTCCTCTGATGAGAATTTAGAGAACGTGCTTTTAAGAGTTGATTTTTCGATGATTCGACGTGAATCAGGTTTTATTTCTGGCTTAGTAGCCGTTTTACATGATGTAACTGAACAAGAAAAGACCGAACAAGAACGACGCGAGTTTGTATCTAACGTTTCTCATGAATTACGTACCCCTTTGACAAGCACTAGAAGCTATATTGAAGCACTATCAGAAGGTGCTTGGAAAGATCAAGAAATTGCGCCTAAGTTCTTGGATGTGACTTTAAATGAAACAGATCGTATGATTCGCATGATTAACGATTTGTTAAACCTTTCTAGAATGGATAGTGGTAATTACCAACTTCAGTTGGAATATATTAATTTTAAGGAATTAGTAAACTTTGTTTTAGATCGCTTCGATATGATGGTAGATGAGCAAGAAAAGAAATATCAAATCTATCGTGAATTTACTAAGCGGGAGTTATGGGTTGAAGTAGATACAGATCGTATGATTCAAGTGGTAGATAATCTTATGAATAATGCAGTAAAATATTCTCCTGATGGGGGAACAATTACTGTTCGTTTGGTGGAAACCCACAATAATATTATCTTGAGTATTTCCGACCAAGGTATAGGTATCCCACCGAATGATATTAATAAGGTGTTTGATCGTTTTTATCGTGTCGATAAAGCAAGGGCGCGTAAACAAGGTGGCACAGGTTTAGGACTTGCGATCTCCAAAGAAGTAGTAAAAGCTCATGGGGGCAATGTTTGGGTAGAAAGCCGCGAACATGTTGGTTCAACCTTTTACATTAGCTTGCCTTACGAACCTTATGAGGAGGACTGGTGGGAATGA
- the yycF gene encoding response regulator YycF, whose protein sequence is MKKILVVDDEKPITDIVKFNLTKEGYEVYTASDGEEALTQVEEVQPDLVLLDLMLPKVDGLEVAREIRKSYDMPIIMVTAKDAEIDKVLGLELGADDYVTKPFSNRELVARVKANLRRGSTSDKGAEQQANVELTINDLTIHPDAYMVTKNDEEVDLTHREFELLHYLAQHIGQVMTREHLLQTVWGYDYFGDVRTVDVTVRRLREKIEDNASHPGYLVTRRGVGYYLRNPEQE, encoded by the coding sequence TTGAAAAAAATATTAGTTGTTGATGATGAAAAACCGATCACAGATATTGTCAAGTTCAATTTGACAAAGGAAGGTTATGAAGTTTATACAGCTTCAGATGGTGAAGAAGCATTAACACAGGTGGAAGAAGTACAGCCCGATTTAGTTTTACTTGATTTAATGTTACCTAAAGTTGATGGCCTAGAAGTGGCCAGAGAAATTCGGAAGTCGTATGATATGCCAATTATTATGGTTACAGCTAAAGACGCAGAGATTGATAAGGTCCTAGGCCTAGAATTAGGAGCCGATGATTATGTTACTAAACCTTTTTCTAATCGAGAATTGGTTGCTCGTGTGAAAGCAAACTTGCGCCGAGGGTCTACGAGTGACAAAGGTGCTGAACAACAAGCAAATGTCGAACTTACTATCAATGATCTTACTATACATCCTGATGCTTATATGGTTACAAAAAACGATGAAGAGGTGGATCTAACACATCGTGAGTTTGAGCTGCTTCATTATTTAGCGCAACATATCGGACAAGTAATGACGCGCGAACATTTATTACAAACTGTTTGGGGCTATGATTATTTTGGTGATGTGCGTACAGTGGATGTTACCGTACGACGTCTACGGGAAAAAATTGAAGATAATGCAAGTCACCCCGGCTATTTAGTTACCCGACGCGGTGTAGGCTATTATTTACGTAATCCAGAACAGGAGTAA
- a CDS encoding zinc-binding alcohol dehydrogenase family protein yields MENTMKAVGLYRYLPIDNPESLLDLTISKPQAKGRDLLVRVKAISVNPVDTKIRSPKEKVEEEPKILGWDVAGIVEEVGEDCSLFHPGDEVFYAGDSTRQGANSQFHVVDERIVGKKPSTLDFAAAASLPLTSLTAYEALFEHLAISHNKSSNVGKKLLIINGAGGVGSIATQLAKNVDLTVIATASRQETRDWVKQQGADVIINHHQDLLSQLQKENISDVDYVLCLHSTEMHWANMADVIAPLGKICSIVETEESVDLGLLKNKSATFSWEFMFTKSLYQTPSMITQHEYLDAIAEMVEDKQIHATVNHHYGAINAENLKKAHKQLESDSTIGKIVLEGFD; encoded by the coding sequence ATGGAAAATACAATGAAAGCTGTTGGTCTTTACCGTTACTTACCAATTGATAATCCTGAAAGTTTACTCGATTTAACAATTTCTAAACCTCAAGCCAAAGGTCGTGATTTACTTGTTCGTGTTAAAGCTATTTCGGTTAATCCGGTTGATACGAAGATACGATCGCCTAAAGAAAAAGTCGAAGAAGAACCAAAAATTTTAGGCTGGGATGTCGCTGGCATTGTCGAAGAAGTTGGCGAAGATTGTAGCTTATTTCATCCTGGAGACGAAGTTTTTTACGCAGGAGATTCGACCCGCCAAGGTGCAAACAGCCAATTTCATGTAGTAGACGAACGTATTGTAGGTAAAAAACCAAGCACATTAGATTTTGCCGCTGCGGCATCCTTACCTCTTACGTCTTTAACAGCTTATGAAGCTTTATTTGAGCACTTAGCTATTAGTCACAATAAAAGTAGTAATGTGGGAAAAAAATTACTTATTATTAATGGAGCCGGCGGTGTTGGTTCGATTGCAACCCAACTAGCTAAAAACGTAGATCTGACTGTTATTGCAACGGCTTCTCGTCAAGAAACACGCGACTGGGTCAAACAACAAGGCGCGGATGTGATCATTAATCACCATCAAGATCTTTTATCACAGTTGCAAAAAGAAAATATTTCCGATGTCGATTATGTTCTTTGCTTACATTCTACTGAAATGCATTGGGCAAATATGGCAGACGTAATCGCGCCTTTAGGTAAAATCTGTTCTATTGTAGAAACTGAAGAATCAGTTGATTTGGGATTATTGAAAAACAAAAGCGCTACTTTTAGCTGGGAATTCATGTTTACCAAATCTCTTTACCAAACACCAAGTATGATTACGCAACATGAATATTTGGACGCTATTGCAGAAATGGTAGAAGACAAGCAAATTCACGCAACCGTTAACCATCATTACGGTGCCATCAACGCTGAGAACTTGAAAAAAGCTCATAAACAATTAGAATCAGACAGTACGATTGGAAAAATCGTTTTAGAAGGTTTTGATTAA
- a CDS encoding class I SAM-dependent methyltransferase: MSADYDNPTFFDAYASMDRSKYGLDAAGEWHELKEVLPDFTGKTVLYLGCGYGWHCRYAANHGAKQVIGIDNSEKMIQQAQSMTENQNIAYKVEDMFDLEQFDTKFDVIISSLAIHYIEDYTNLSKKVYEQLSSKGVFVMSVEHPVFTAEGSEQWITNSQGENAYWPVDRYFDEKVRETDFLGFSTTKYHRTITTYVQTLLQQGFTLDHLVEPKPPEEMLANSEEMQEELRRPMMLILAVHKAS; the protein is encoded by the coding sequence ATGAGTGCAGATTATGATAATCCAACTTTCTTTGATGCTTATGCATCAATGGACCGCTCGAAATATGGGTTAGATGCGGCAGGTGAGTGGCACGAATTAAAGGAAGTTTTGCCTGATTTTACAGGAAAGACGGTGCTATATTTGGGCTGTGGCTATGGCTGGCATTGTCGTTATGCAGCCAACCATGGAGCAAAACAAGTGATTGGAATCGACAATTCAGAAAAAATGATTCAACAAGCTCAATCCATGACAGAAAATCAAAATATAGCGTATAAAGTTGAGGATATGTTTGATCTAGAACAGTTTGATACGAAGTTTGATGTAATCATTAGTTCATTAGCCATTCATTATATTGAAGATTATACCAATTTGAGTAAAAAAGTTTATGAACAGCTGTCTTCAAAAGGTGTATTTGTAATGAGCGTGGAACACCCTGTCTTTACAGCGGAGGGATCCGAACAATGGATCACGAACTCTCAAGGAGAGAATGCTTACTGGCCTGTGGATCGTTATTTTGATGAAAAGGTTAGAGAGACAGATTTTCTAGGTTTTTCGACTACAAAGTATCACCGCACAATAACTACTTATGTACAAACATTACTTCAACAAGGGTTTACTCTTGATCATTTAGTTGAGCCAAAGCCGCCTGAAGAAATGTTAGCAAACAGTGAAGAAATGCAAGAAGAGTTACGTCGACCTATGATGTTAATTTTAGCTGTGCATAAGGCTTCTTAA
- a CDS encoding MerR family transcriptional regulator — protein sequence MSYSIGELEKIVGMTTHGLRFYEKEGLATPKREGKNRVYSEEDKMWIEFLIHMKETGMSVKDMKKYTELKKLENPPAEELMQILFSHRKSIQEQLAVYQKI from the coding sequence ATGAGTTATTCTATTGGCGAATTGGAAAAAATTGTAGGAATGACTACTCACGGGCTTCGCTTTTACGAAAAAGAGGGTTTAGCAACGCCGAAAAGAGAGGGCAAGAATCGAGTCTATTCAGAAGAAGATAAGATGTGGATCGAATTTTTGATTCATATGAAAGAAACAGGAATGTCAGTAAAAGATATGAAAAAATACACTGAACTAAAAAAATTAGAAAATCCACCAGCCGAGGAATTGATGCAAATTTTATTTTCACATCGAAAGAGTATACAAGAGCAGCTGGCAGTTTACCAAAAAATCTAG
- a CDS encoding carboxymuconolactone decarboxylase family protein translates to MAKQIAGRDNLGDFAPQFAALNDDVLFGEVWDREEQLSPRDRSLVTVASLLTQGVPQLEAHLKMAKQNGVTKEEIVEVITHLAFYTGWPKAWSAFSLAQEIFDEDA, encoded by the coding sequence ATGGCAAAACAAATAGCCGGACGCGACAATTTAGGAGATTTTGCACCGCAATTTGCGGCATTAAATGATGATGTACTTTTTGGTGAAGTTTGGGATAGAGAAGAACAATTATCTCCACGTGATCGTAGTTTAGTTACAGTAGCCAGTTTACTAACCCAAGGCGTTCCACAATTAGAAGCGCACTTGAAAATGGCTAAACAAAATGGCGTAACCAAAGAAGAAATTGTGGAAGTGATTACTCATTTAGCTTTTTATACAGGTTGGCCGAAAGCATGGTCAGCATTTAGCTTAGCGCAAGAAATTTTTGATGAAGATGCTTAA
- a CDS encoding cupin domain-containing protein: MAKNEEVKEGIIFSSGEKNDAFAQYFVGQSYMNSLVADPEVNVGVGNVTFEPGCRNNWHIHHDGYQILLVTGGEGWYQEDGKDAQFLQAGDVIVSHDGIKHWHGATKDSWFEHIAITAGTPEWLEPVSDEIYDNLEK, encoded by the coding sequence ATGGCAAAAAATGAAGAGGTAAAAGAGGGCATTATTTTCTCTAGTGGAGAAAAAAATGATGCATTTGCGCAATATTTTGTAGGACAAAGTTATATGAATTCTTTAGTTGCAGACCCTGAGGTAAACGTAGGTGTTGGCAATGTAACCTTTGAACCAGGATGTCGTAACAACTGGCATATCCACCATGATGGCTATCAAATTCTTTTAGTTACGGGTGGTGAAGGCTGGTATCAAGAAGATGGCAAAGATGCCCAATTCTTACAAGCCGGTGATGTTATTGTGTCTCATGATGGTATTAAACACTGGCATGGCGCAACCAAAGATAGCTGGTTCGAACATATTGCCATTACAGCAGGCACTCCAGAATGGTTAGAACCTGTTTCTGATGAAATTTATGATAACTTAGAAAAATAA
- a CDS encoding flavodoxin, protein MAKVVYFSRKHENLINGKIEELPEGNTKIVAIKIAKMIHSDAIELSPVTNYPRGYFEAVEVAEKEKRDQLRPLFHKLSDQLKEEKHLFLDFPNWCGGMPKIVVNFLKTYYMKEKIIYPFCTHEGSAFGNSLFELKELCSEAKIMVGLPVRGSNAYKADDSIKNWLVQYQKNGGMENGKK, encoded by the coding sequence TTGGCTAAAGTCGTTTATTTTTCAAGAAAACATGAGAATTTAATCAACGGGAAAATTGAAGAATTACCAGAAGGCAATACAAAAATTGTAGCAATAAAAATCGCTAAGATGATTCATAGCGATGCGATAGAATTGTCTCCAGTTACCAATTATCCTAGGGGTTATTTTGAAGCAGTTGAAGTGGCTGAAAAGGAAAAACGAGATCAGCTTAGACCGTTGTTTCATAAATTAAGCGACCAGTTGAAGGAAGAAAAGCACCTTTTCTTGGACTTTCCTAACTGGTGCGGTGGCATGCCAAAAATTGTGGTTAATTTTTTAAAAACTTATTATATGAAAGAAAAAATCATTTACCCTTTTTGTACGCATGAAGGAAGCGCTTTTGGTAATAGTTTATTTGAATTAAAGGAATTATGTTCCGAAGCGAAGATCATGGTAGGTTTACCGGTTCGGGGTTCTAATGCCTATAAAGCGGATGATTCTATTAAAAACTGGCTTGTTCAATATCAGAAAAATGGAGGAATGGAAAATGGCAAAAAATGA
- a CDS encoding LysR family transcriptional regulator codes for MEIRMLRYFLVVAEQQNIAKAAQTLHITPPTLSRQIKSLEESLGSDLFIRESRQLELTESGLFLKKRAEDILELNDKTEKEFNDSKQELLSGHISIGCVEADNSDTLALMLEEFVAEHPQVTFSIFSGTSDDIVDRLDKGLLDLALLLEPISTEKYHKLILPREEKWGLMVSTQSYLASKNSIQIEELPGIPLLCSPREEIQEMITSWDALQNKKLNIVGTYNLIFNVFSLVENRVGSALTIEGAMANRDTSSVKFLPIVPEITTHCVLVWRKNTLLTPSVNQFVEKFIQAFQA; via the coding sequence ATGGAAATAAGAATGCTCAGGTATTTTTTAGTAGTAGCTGAACAGCAAAATATCGCAAAAGCTGCTCAGACATTACATATCACACCACCGACACTCAGCAGACAAATAAAAAGTCTTGAAGAAAGTTTAGGCAGCGATCTTTTTATTAGAGAAAGTAGACAATTGGAGCTAACCGAATCAGGTTTATTTTTGAAAAAAAGGGCAGAAGATATTTTAGAACTCAACGATAAAACGGAAAAAGAGTTTAATGATAGCAAGCAAGAATTGTTAAGCGGGCACATCAGTATAGGTTGTGTGGAAGCAGATAATTCTGATACTTTGGCGTTAATGTTAGAAGAATTTGTGGCCGAGCATCCGCAAGTGACCTTTTCTATTTTTAGTGGGACAAGTGATGATATTGTGGACAGATTGGATAAAGGACTGTTAGATTTGGCCTTATTGTTAGAACCAATCTCCACAGAGAAATATCATAAATTGATTTTACCTAGAGAAGAAAAGTGGGGGTTAATGGTTTCAACGCAATCTTATTTAGCTAGTAAGAATAGCATCCAGATCGAAGAATTGCCCGGAATTCCTTTACTCTGTTCTCCGCGAGAAGAAATTCAGGAAATGATTACCTCTTGGGATGCTTTGCAAAATAAGAAATTGAATATTGTAGGCACATATAATTTAATATTTAATGTTTTTTCATTAGTAGAAAATCGTGTAGGATCAGCGCTGACAATCGAAGGAGCGATGGCAAATAGAGATACTTCCAGTGTTAAGTTTTTACCGATTGTTCCTGAAATAACGACTCATTGTGTCTTAGTTTGGAGGAAAAATACCTTATTAACACCTTCTGTTAATCAATTCGTCGAGAAATTCATACAAGCTTTTCAAGCATAG
- a CDS encoding dihydrofolate reductase family protein codes for MNRPYIFCHMQVSLDGKIIGKFMDIPESKGSGEFFYDLAFGKETHYKHQGWLSGRSTTNDNFTHYKKPELDEQAPIVPEGDFVAEPTGNKYYISIDTSGKLGWNQNTLQYGDTTAEVLEVLEVLTEKVSNAYKAFLREKNISYVIAGKDSLDMELLLQKLKDLFQMDLVMLGGGGVLNWSFIQAGLCDEVSIVVAPAADAAADSPALFDTKEGLTDDTPVSFTLKNVEIKEDSTVWLTYSVNNR; via the coding sequence ATGAATAGACCTTACATTTTTTGTCATATGCAAGTTTCTTTAGATGGGAAGATTATCGGAAAATTTATGGATATTCCAGAAAGCAAAGGTTCTGGAGAATTCTTTTATGACCTTGCTTTTGGAAAAGAGACTCACTATAAGCATCAAGGTTGGCTTTCCGGGCGTAGCACAACGAATGACAATTTTACTCACTACAAAAAGCCTGAGTTAGATGAACAAGCGCCAATTGTGCCAGAAGGAGACTTCGTAGCCGAGCCCACTGGAAATAAATATTATATTTCAATTGATACTTCTGGAAAATTAGGTTGGAATCAAAACACCTTACAGTATGGAGATACTACTGCAGAAGTTTTAGAAGTTTTAGAAGTATTAACGGAAAAAGTAAGTAATGCTTATAAAGCCTTTCTAAGAGAAAAAAATATTTCTTACGTCATTGCTGGAAAAGATTCTTTAGATATGGAACTGCTATTACAAAAGCTAAAAGATCTTTTTCAAATGGACTTAGTCATGCTTGGTGGCGGCGGTGTTTTGAATTGGTCCTTTATCCAAGCCGGACTTTGTGACGAAGTGAGTATAGTAGTTGCTCCCGCAGCGGATGCTGCAGCTGATTCTCCAGCATTATTTGATACTAAAGAAGGCTTAACTGACGACACACCTGTTTCCTTTACATTAAAAAATGTAGAAATAAAAGAGGACAGCACGGTGTGGTTGACTTATAGTGTAAATAATAGATAG
- the nth gene encoding endonuclease III has translation MSEEILLNDKEMTEVVQAIIKLYPKKGTDLNYETNFQLLCAVILSAQTTDISVNKATPNLFEKFPTPQAMAEASLEEIRQNIRSIGLSNNKAKFLKNMSQTLLEKFDGEVPGNREDLISLPGVGRKTANVVLTNGFNIPAFAVDTHVNRVTKKLHFVPQNSSVEEIEKLMSDKLPEQMWYPAHHSILLFGRYQCVARKHDHNECLQRIKESLPEDEVAESAFEKMALELEDPSTISF, from the coding sequence GTGTCTGAAGAAATTTTACTAAATGATAAAGAAATGACTGAGGTTGTACAAGCAATTATTAAACTTTATCCTAAAAAAGGAACCGATTTAAATTATGAGACCAATTTTCAGCTATTGTGCGCAGTGATTTTGAGCGCTCAAACGACTGATATTTCCGTTAATAAAGCAACTCCCAATTTGTTTGAAAAGTTTCCAACTCCCCAAGCGATGGCAGAAGCTTCTTTAGAAGAAATTCGTCAAAACATCCGCAGCATTGGTTTGTCGAATAATAAAGCTAAATTTTTGAAAAATATGAGTCAAACTTTATTAGAAAAATTTGATGGAGAAGTGCCAGGAAATCGAGAGGATTTAATTTCTCTACCAGGTGTGGGCAGAAAAACTGCTAATGTCGTTTTGACCAATGGCTTTAATATCCCTGCTTTTGCGGTAGATACCCATGTAAATCGAGTGACGAAGAAACTACATTTTGTCCCACAAAATTCTTCCGTAGAAGAAATTGAAAAGCTAATGTCTGACAAACTTCCTGAGCAAATGTGGTATCCAGCGCATCATTCGATATTGTTGTTTGGTCGCTACCAATGTGTCGCTCGTAAACATGATCATAATGAGTGTTTACAACGCATAAAAGAAAGTTTACCTGAAGATGAGGTTGCGGAAAGTGCTTTTGAAAAAATGGCGCTAGAGTTAGAGGATCCTTCTACAATTTCGTTCTAA